Proteins from a genomic interval of Pseudodesulfovibrio nedwellii:
- the cbiD gene encoding cobalt-precorrin-5B (C(1))-methyltransferase CbiD produces MAEKLRTGRTTGSCASAAAMAGVLFLLTRAQPDSVNIPLPPGGTLTVPIERYNPEGETVRVTVIKDGGDDPDATHGCEIQAVVSVDTMTHGELSVDVDGGRGVGRVTLPGLPVNVGKAAINPEPLRQIEKAILTAAPSLTHGQISVLIEVPEGKDIAHKTMNARLGIVDGISILGTQGIVKPFSHDSWRATVAEGLDVAKAQGLDYAIFTTGRRSERLYLEHSPTTPELALIQAADFFEFSMQAAAKRGFTHVTWSMFFGKLVKQAQGLPYTHAKTHPVDFDRLADWCEEAGVAAPYLPTIREANTAVQVLGMLIDDPARPALINILVNEAKRNAEAFADNRISVNYQIYNFDGSTLR; encoded by the coding sequence ATGGCCGAAAAACTTCGTACAGGACGAACCACCGGATCGTGCGCTTCGGCAGCGGCCATGGCGGGAGTCCTCTTCCTTTTGACTCGGGCACAACCCGACTCGGTGAACATCCCCCTGCCCCCCGGCGGCACGCTGACTGTCCCTATTGAGCGATACAATCCCGAGGGGGAAACCGTGCGAGTTACCGTCATCAAAGACGGTGGCGACGACCCTGACGCAACCCACGGATGCGAAATTCAAGCTGTTGTCTCCGTCGACACAATGACCCACGGCGAACTGTCTGTGGACGTTGATGGGGGAAGAGGAGTAGGCCGCGTCACCCTGCCGGGTCTGCCCGTTAATGTAGGCAAAGCAGCCATCAATCCCGAACCGCTCCGCCAGATTGAGAAAGCTATACTCACAGCCGCCCCTTCTCTGACACACGGCCAAATCTCAGTTTTGATCGAAGTCCCGGAAGGGAAGGATATCGCCCACAAGACCATGAACGCCCGACTGGGCATCGTCGACGGCATTTCCATCCTCGGCACACAGGGAATCGTCAAACCATTTTCCCATGATTCATGGCGCGCCACAGTCGCAGAAGGGTTGGATGTGGCCAAGGCGCAGGGATTGGATTACGCAATTTTCACCACGGGGAGACGGTCTGAACGACTCTATCTGGAGCACAGCCCGACCACCCCGGAGTTGGCACTGATTCAGGCTGCGGACTTCTTCGAATTTTCCATGCAGGCCGCAGCAAAACGCGGCTTTACGCATGTCACATGGAGCATGTTTTTCGGCAAATTGGTCAAACAAGCGCAAGGACTTCCTTATACCCATGCCAAAACACATCCGGTTGACTTCGACCGACTGGCCGACTGGTGCGAAGAAGCAGGAGTCGCCGCGCCCTATCTTCCGACCATCCGAGAAGCCAACACCGCCGTGCAGGTCCTCGGCATGTTGATTGATGATCCGGCGCGGCCCGCCCTCATCAATATTCTTGTCAATGAAGCGAAACGAAACGCAGAGGCCTTTGCGGACAACCGAATATCCGTCAACTACCAGATCTATAATTTTGACGGTTCCACATTGCGATAA
- a CDS encoding glycosyltransferase family 2 protein has product MGDSGSAPRIRASGLKYQHKGARMPRVSIVIPNYNYGRFADRLFGSIAAQSMPLGDMEIFFVDDGSNDDSLERATHWATHIPCERFEIISLSRIGKPGPVRNHGLALATGEYLFCMDPDDTLHPEYLARCVNTLENTPKIDLIYTDYRENTLDGSREVGLPKFNQGLLRIQNILPSTALYRREVWDAGIRYRDNTEYEDWDYWIQCLMAGANFIRLPEVLYNYEIHTSNFSHHAQKNDGHAKAQIVLNNVSFFHPLVQEWAKDYMRGRLHSQAFQRGHIPSPKDVRALLKTVEQKVFKASGF; this is encoded by the coding sequence ATGGGAGACTCTGGCTCTGCACCACGTATCCGTGCGTCAGGGCTGAAATATCAGCATAAAGGGGCGCGCATGCCAAGGGTGTCTATTGTCATACCCAACTATAACTATGGCCGATTTGCCGACAGACTTTTCGGCTCCATAGCCGCACAATCCATGCCGCTTGGAGACATGGAAATATTCTTTGTTGACGACGGCAGCAATGACGATTCGCTAGAGCGAGCAACTCACTGGGCGACACACATTCCCTGTGAACGATTTGAAATCATCTCATTGTCCCGAATCGGCAAACCCGGCCCGGTACGAAACCATGGGCTGGCACTCGCAACAGGCGAATACCTGTTCTGCATGGACCCGGACGACACCCTGCACCCAGAGTATCTGGCTCGATGCGTCAACACGCTTGAGAACACACCAAAAATTGACCTGATCTATACGGATTACCGGGAAAACACGCTTGATGGTTCCCGAGAGGTTGGACTTCCCAAATTCAATCAGGGATTGTTGCGCATACAAAACATCCTGCCGAGCACTGCCCTCTACCGGCGTGAAGTTTGGGACGCAGGCATTCGTTACCGCGACAACACCGAATATGAAGACTGGGATTATTGGATACAATGCCTGATGGCGGGAGCCAATTTTATTCGCCTCCCTGAAGTTCTCTATAATTATGAAATTCACACTTCAAATTTCTCCCATCATGCACAAAAAAACGATGGACATGCCAAGGCGCAAATCGTTTTGAACAACGTATCTTTTTTCCACCCCCTCGTTCAGGAATGGGCAAAGGATTACATGCGGGGAAGACTCCATTCACAGGCCTTTCAACGAGGCCACATCCCAAGCCCGAAAGATGTACGAGCCTTGCTAAAAACCGTGGAACAAAAAGTTTTCAAGGCGTCGGGATTCTAA
- the fsa gene encoding fructose-6-phosphate aldolase: protein MEFFLDTANLDQIREVNELGLLDGVTTNPTLMSREGGDWREQASLICDAVDGPVSLEVIGTTHEEMIKEAKDLVSFGPNVVVKIPMIPEGMKALKELREREIKTNVTLVFSPSQALLAAKLGATYVSPFVGRLDGLGQSGMESVDQMRTIFDNYSFATKILVASVRHPMHVIESGLIGADVVTLPYATIMQLMQHPLTDKGLATFLADWEAFQNE, encoded by the coding sequence ATGGAATTCTTTCTGGATACGGCCAATTTGGACCAGATACGCGAAGTCAATGAACTCGGTTTGCTTGACGGCGTGACCACTAACCCTACGCTCATGTCTCGCGAGGGTGGCGATTGGCGCGAACAGGCTTCGCTTATATGTGATGCCGTTGATGGTCCTGTTTCGCTTGAAGTCATAGGTACTACTCACGAAGAAATGATTAAGGAAGCTAAGGACCTTGTCTCATTTGGCCCTAATGTGGTGGTGAAAATCCCCATGATTCCCGAGGGAATGAAGGCACTCAAGGAATTGCGTGAACGTGAAATCAAGACCAACGTCACGTTGGTTTTTTCTCCGTCACAGGCATTGTTGGCAGCCAAGCTCGGAGCTACCTATGTTTCACCGTTTGTGGGCAGGCTTGATGGGCTGGGACAGTCCGGTATGGAAAGCGTGGATCAGATGCGGACTATATTCGACAACTACAGCTTTGCGACAAAAATTTTGGTGGCATCCGTGCGACATCCCATGCACGTCATTGAATCCGGGTTGATCGGTGCGGACGTGGTTACTTTGCCATACGCTACTATCATGCAGTTGATGCAACATCCCTTGACGGATAAGGGGTTGGCTACATTTTTGGCCGACTGGGAAGCTTTTCAGAACGAATGA